TGTAGTTTGCTCTGAGAGTTACTGAAAATGATGCAATGAATTGAAATCTCTTTTAGTTGTCTTCTTGTACTCTATTTATGTTATGAAATACGTAGTTTGGTTTTTCTCATGTGTATCCCTCAAATGaagccgtggcgttagcacgggcactatactagttcATAAAAGttttacaaaaaaaatatttattaacAAGAAAACATTTAAATTGATAATCATGTTTATTGTGTTTAATAAAGCTATCATGATGGTGTTAATCAAGTTTACTAAAGAAATGTGTCATTAATCATCATAGGCATGAACATTTTTTATGCTCCAACCTCAATATGATGTTCCTAGCAGCCTCTGTCTCATCCACCCCACGTCCCCACCCAAAGTTCCGCTAGGCGCtcgcctaggcgcgcctaggcgcGATTAAGCGCTAATCGACGGCCCTCCGCGTAGACTAGGGTGTAGTCGCAGTCCTAGGCGGGAGCAGCGACTAGGCGGCGCAAATCGGCGCCTCGGCGGCGATTCCGCGGCGCGCAGGCGCGCAAGGCGGCGCGTAGGCGGACGACCCGCTCAACGGCGAATTTTGTCCGCCGCGGAAGCGCGCGCGCGCTTATGGCGTCTGGCGCGGGAAAGGAAGCGCGcggggaggagaagaaggaaaaggtcCGCTCCCGCTCGATTCTTGCCTTCCAGGTCGCAGATAGCCGCTCGCAGCCCGCTCGGCCACTCCCGCTCGTCCTCTCCTCCTGCGACGGAGCGCCGGAGGGAAGCTCCACCCGCCGGCCCCGCCGGTCGCCCTGCCCCGCCTCCTCTGCCCCGCCGGTTGCCCTGCCCCGCCTGGAGGCTTGTCCCGGCCGGACTCCTCTGCCCCGCCTGGAAGCTGCTGCCCCGCCTCCTCTGCCCCGCCTGGAACCTGCAGCACCAAGGTCAGGCGCCTCCCCTGCTCCCCGCGACCCCGCCTGGAGGATTGTCCCGGCCGGCCTCCTCTGCCCCGCCTAGAACCTGCAGCACCAAGGTCAGGCCcctcccctgctcctctcctCCATGTCCTCTGTTTTGAATGCATCCCCTGCTTCTCTCCTCTGATTTGAATGCCTGTGATTAGAACAGCCATCCAGCACTGGCAAATTGTGATCATGCCTATATCTAGGTACATGAAGCAAAGTTTTTATGTACAAATCACAGGTTCCTAATGACATTACTAGACATTTGTTGATTTTTTTCTCCATAGCAAGTGATGCACTGAATAAGTGATGAACCATTCCTAGACATGAAGAATGCACAGTCTAGAACTCAAAATTATCACAACAAAACAAAATGTAGCAAGCAGTTAGTAACTAGCTAGGGAAGAGATGTTCTAATCTCATTGTAAATTGGATGTTCCAAGCTCCACTGCTTGATCACCAATGAGTTGATCTGATTTTGCCTGCTGTGAATGCCCATTGTCTAAATGTAGGATGTCTACAACAGAGGGTGCACTAGGTGAGGGAGAAAATAGTGAGTCAGCGAATCTCCTGAAAAGGAATTCGGATGATGTTGGATGGGAGTATGGTGTTCTTGTTGATCCTAACAACAAGGACAAGGTGAAGTGCAAGCTTTGTAAGAAGGAGATGAGGGGAGGGATTTATAGGTTGAAGCAACATTTGGCTCATGAGGGAAAGAATGTGAAGAAATGCACGGCTACAACAGTGTAGGCCATGGAGGCTAAACAGAAGTGCAAGAAAGCACTAGATGAGGCAAAAAGGAAGAGGGAGGAGAAGACTGTTCATGAGCTAGAACTTAGAGAGGAAGTTAATGTATCTAGGGTTGGAGAGTCAGATGAAGTCACTTGTGTTGGAAGTTCAGAGCCTCACAAATTATGACCCATGGACAAATGGACACGTGCTATTGATCCTAAAGCTACCAAGACTGATTCTTTGAAGCAACAGCAGCTGAACAAGGAACTTTGGAAGGAAAGAACACATGAGGTGCATAAGTATATTGCAAGATGGGCCTATACACATGGTAAATTGCTAGTATACTCTTCTGTACTTACATTACATGATCACTAATTCATTAGATGTTATTCATGATCACTAATTAGGCTTTTTTAACATTGGCAGCAATATCTTTCAATGCATGTGACAATGATGAGTTTAAGCAAATGTGTGAAGCAATTGGTCAGTTTGGTCCAGGACTTGTACCTCCATGTCAAGATTCACTTCGAGAGAGATTGTTGGAAGAAGAATATGAAAGAACCAAGAGTCTGCTGCAGGAACGTGAAGCCGAGAAGATCAAAAATGGGTGCTCTATTATGACCGATGCTTGGTCAGATAGGAAGAGGAGAAGCATAATGAATCTGTGCACCAATTGTGCTGATGGAACCTCCTTCATCAGCTCTAAGGAGATGTCACATGTCTCACATACCAGTGAGGTCATCTTTGATCTTGTGGACAAAGCAATTGAAGAGATTGGTCCAGACAATGTGGTGCAAGTAGTGACTGACAATGCCTCTAACAACATGGGAGCAAAGAGGCTATTGGAAGAGAAGAGACCACACATATTTTGGACCTCTTGTGCAGCTCACACAATCAACCTTATGCTCCAAGGAATTGGCAACTTGACTCGGTTCAAGAAAGTGGTTGACCAAGCAAAGGCATTTACCATATTTGTCTATGGGCACACAAGGACATTGGAGTGCTTGAGATACTTCACAGAGGGGAAAGAGGTAGTGAGGCCAGGAGTGACTAGGTTTGCTTCAAACTTTCTCACTTTGAGTAGCATGCAAGAGAAGAAGGACCAGTTAAGGAAGATGGTGGTTCATAGTAGGTGGGActcattgaaggatgtgaaatcaaAGAAAGGAAAAGAGGCAACAGCAACTATATTGAGTCCAAGCTTTTGGAAGGATGTGAAACTAACATTGACTGTTTTTGAGCCATTGGTCAAAGTCCTCCGTTTGGTTGATGGGGATGTGAGGCCATCCATGGGTTTCCTTTATGGACAACTACTAAAGGCAAAGAGACAGATCAAAGAGGCCTTTGGAAATGTTGAGGCTCGGTTCAAGGATGTAATAGCTGTTATTGACAAGAAGATGAATGGAAGACTTGATTCTCCATTGCATTTGACAGCCTATTTGCTGAATCCTCACTATAGCTATAGTGACCCATCAATCTTTGATCAGCCCAAAATATCAGAAGGGTTTATATCTTGTGTTGAGAAATTTTTTTATCATGATGAGGACATGCAGCATATGGCTGCCAACATTGAACTAAAGAAGTTTCAAAATAGAGAAGGACCCTTTAGCAAGAAGCTTGCTAGGAATTTTGAAAACTTTGATTACAACCCAGGTAGAGGTACTTCCTATGGCTCATGGTTGTTTGTTGTTTGCTGTTTTCTAAACTAATAGAGGTGTTTTTTTATTTCAGCATCATGGTGGAGATTGTATGGATATGAAACACCAGCTTTACAGAAGATGGCTACAAGGATCCTATCTTTGACATCAAGCTCTTCTGGTTGTGAAAGAAATTGGAGTGGGTTTGAAGGGGTTAGTACCTAACTACCTATCTATTATGATTTATGAACATGTTTCAAGCTTTCAGCAGCATTACAATTTAATTGTAGAACTGAGAATGCTCTTTTTAAATTGTAGATACACACTAAGAAGAGGAACAGGCTTACTACAACCCGCCTCAACAAGTTGGTGTATATCCAATTCAACTCCAAGCTGCTTAGTAAGAGAGAAAAGATGAAGTCAAACAAAATCACTGAGATACTTCAGTCTAGTGATACAACTGAAGCTCAAGGTTTTCTCCAAGAGGGTGGGGATGATTGTGCATTAGCTGACTTTAGAGATGGGGAGGAAGATGAGATGGAAGGTACCGGGATACCTTGGTCTGTCATTGGAGAGGCAGTGGGAGCAGATGAACAGCTTGAGCTGCGTAGAAGTGCAAGAGTGAGGGAGCTCTATGAAGGAGAAGAATTTGAGTCTGAAGAAGAAGAGTATGACGATGAGGATGTGAACTACAGTGACGAAGAAATATGAACTGCAGCTTGTATTGTACTGTCCTTTAGTTATAAATTGTGTTGTGCAGCTTGTATTGAACTACAGTGAGTGAGGGAACTATCAACTATGTGCTTGTGCTGtcctttatttataaattgtgttGTGCACTTGTATTACTGTCCTATCCACTTGTATTGTAATTACCAGCTGCTGATATGGTGTGCTCATGGATGGGAGGCTACTGAAATCATCCAGATAAGTCACAACTtagtgttttctatttttttttatgACCAGCTAGCTGTCTATTGACTAATTTACTAACTACTAGCTGTGAAAATGTGTTGCAGGAGGCAGGAGCTAGGAACATGCAAGAAAGCAAGAGTAAGCCAGCTAGGAATCAGATATGTCTACTGCCCTTTTTTTCTACTTACTCATTACTGTGACTCATATAGTCATATATAGtagttatatacatatatatagttatatacataatatatatataatttatggcTATATTGCCAAAACGCCTAGAAAAACGCCTTGGAGCGCCTAGGACCGAGTACTCCCGACTAGGCGCTAGGCAGTGGGTCAGCGCCTAGATTCCGCCTAGCGCCTAGCTGAACTTTGTCCCCACCTCTGCCCCCACTAGGTCCTGTCCTCCCTAGCTATGCATCCCAAATAGCCTGCAAAAGATGAGAATTAGCGATTTAAGGATTGATTTGTGTGTAAGGTTCATTTAAGTGTAAGTTTCCTCCGACGATCAAGCATTCTACACAGATCTAGTAAACAGTCACATCATTGTGCAGAGTGGAAAGCATCCAACAGAAACATACAAGACCCACCTGTCTTTCCTTAGAAGAACATTCCTCAGTGAGCCATTCACCATGAATTCAGTCACAGTTGCCAGTGTTCCTCCAGTTCCATCAGGGACCACACCATAGAAAGCGACAACATTTGGATGATGTAACTTTGAAAGAATCTTTGCTTCCCTCCAAAAGTCATTGGTCTGTGGAAAAAAATAAGTGTTAACATTAAAATCGGAAAAACAAAATAATAATGCATGTTAATATATAAAAAGGTCTCCATTACAACAATGACATCAACCTTATTGCCAGTGCTTTCCTGTTTGGTGCCCCCTTTTTTGCATGGATGATGAAGCGAACAAATGGTTAAAAAGATTAAAGGAAACAGTACTTA
The sequence above is drawn from the Miscanthus floridulus cultivar M001 chromosome 15, ASM1932011v1, whole genome shotgun sequence genome and encodes:
- the LOC136509079 gene encoding putative transcriptional regulator tpeD is translated as MDKWTRAIDPKATKTDSLKQQQLNKELWKERTHEVHKYIARWAYTHAISFNACDNDEFKQMCEAIGQFGPGLVPPCQDSLRERLLEEEYERTKSLLQEREAEKIKNGCSIMTDAWSDRKRRSIMNLCTNCADGTSFISSKEMSHVSHTSEVIFDLVDKAIEEIGPDNVVQVVTDNASNNMGAKRLLEEKRPHIFWTSCAAHTINLMLQGIGNLTRFKKVVDQAKAFTIFVYGHTRTLECLRYFTEGKEVVRPGVTRFASNFLTLSSMQEKKDQLRKMVVHSRWDSLKDVKSKKGKEATATILSPSFWKDVKLTLTVFEPLVKVLRLVDGDVRPSMGFLYGQLLKAKRQIKEAFGNVEARFKDVIAVIDKKMNGRLDSPLHLTAYLLNPHYSYSDPSIFDQPKISEGFISCVEKFFYHDEDMQHMAANIELKKFQNREGPFSKKLARNFENFDYNPASWWRLYGYETPALQKMATRILSLTSSSSGCERNWSGFEGIHTKKRNRLTTTRLNKLVYIQFNSKLLSKREKMKSNKITEILQSSDTTEAQGFLQEGGDDCALADFRDGEEDEMEGTGIPWSVIGEAVGADEQLELRRSARVRELYEGEEFESEEEEYDDEDVNYSDEEI